From Streptomyces sp. HUAS MG91, the proteins below share one genomic window:
- a CDS encoding sigma-70 family RNA polymerase sigma factor, with protein sequence MSDTTTRAGLDDLEKYRVELTGYCYRMLGSAFEAEDAVQDTMVRAWRSFDKFEGRSSLRSWLYRIATNVCLDSLNAGNKRARPMDLTAAAPLAQAALTPRPDNVWLEPMPDARVLPTVHDPAEAAVARESVRLAFVAALQQLPSKQRAVLILREVLAWRASEVAELLDTTVASVNSALQRARATLAEAPPADSATANPLDEEQQKLLERYVAAFEGYDMKALTALLAEDAVMTMPPFDLWLRGTDDITGFMVTLGHECAGSRLLPVSANGTPAFAHYKPDPDSGGFVPWAIQVLEISEGRIAGFHCFLDLSKRWFPLFGVPERLDAQGLPQPGQP encoded by the coding sequence ATGAGTGACACCACGACGAGGGCCGGCCTCGACGACCTGGAGAAATACCGGGTCGAGCTGACCGGGTACTGCTATCGGATGCTGGGCTCGGCGTTCGAGGCGGAGGACGCCGTGCAGGACACGATGGTCCGGGCCTGGCGCAGCTTCGACAAGTTCGAGGGCCGCTCCAGCCTCCGCTCCTGGCTCTACCGCATCGCGACGAACGTCTGCCTGGACTCGCTGAACGCGGGCAACAAGCGGGCGAGGCCGATGGACCTGACGGCTGCGGCGCCGCTCGCCCAGGCCGCTCTCACCCCCCGCCCGGACAATGTGTGGCTGGAGCCGATGCCCGACGCCCGTGTGCTGCCGACCGTCCACGACCCGGCGGAGGCGGCGGTCGCGCGGGAGTCGGTGCGGCTCGCGTTCGTCGCGGCCCTGCAGCAACTGCCGTCGAAGCAGCGGGCGGTGCTGATCCTGCGCGAGGTCCTGGCGTGGCGGGCGAGCGAGGTCGCGGAGCTGCTCGACACGACGGTGGCGTCGGTGAACAGCGCGCTGCAGCGGGCGCGCGCCACGCTCGCGGAGGCACCCCCGGCGGACTCGGCGACGGCGAACCCGCTGGACGAGGAACAGCAGAAGCTCCTGGAGCGCTATGTGGCGGCCTTCGAGGGCTATGACATGAAGGCGCTCACCGCGCTGCTCGCCGAGGACGCGGTCATGACGATGCCGCCGTTCGACCTGTGGCTGCGCGGCACGGACGACATCACGGGCTTCATGGTCACGCTGGGCCACGAGTGCGCGGGCTCCCGCCTGCTGCCGGTGTCGGCGAACGGCACACCGGCGTTCGCCCACTACAAGCCCGACCCCGACAGCGGCGGGTTCGTGCCCTGGGCCATCCAGGTCCTGGAGATCTCAGAGGGTCGGATCGCCGGTTTCCACTGCTTCCTGGACCTCTCCAAGCGGTGGTTCCCGCTCTTCGGCGTCCCCGAGCGGCTGGATGCCCAGGGCCTCCCCCAGCCCGGTCAGCCGTAG
- a CDS encoding AEC family transporter, which yields MQGVLNGFAVIALVIAVGYVIGRRGYLGDGGREVLTRLAFHVATPALLFTMLSKADLSLILSPSLLVTALSTAATAGVFVAVGVVRGWGVGRTTVGALCSSYVNAGNLGIPIAVYVLGDASLVAPVLLFQQLFVTPVALTVLDLAEASSGARLSWARRLLTPFRNPIAIGSLSGVLVSATGWTVPSPVFDPLELIGNMSVPAILIAFGISLCGSSWPGGRGTDRVPVLLSTALKSVGQPVTAWALATSLFGLHGARLLDVVVTSALPAAQNLFTYASRYRVGERLARESILLSTMVAVPVLVVVAALLG from the coding sequence GTGCAGGGGGTACTCAACGGATTCGCGGTCATCGCGCTCGTCATCGCGGTCGGTTACGTCATCGGCCGGCGCGGCTATCTGGGCGACGGCGGCCGGGAGGTCCTGACCAGGCTGGCCTTCCATGTGGCCACTCCGGCCCTGCTCTTCACGATGCTGTCGAAGGCCGATCTGTCGCTGATCCTGTCGCCGAGTCTGCTGGTGACGGCGCTCTCCACGGCGGCCACGGCCGGGGTCTTCGTCGCGGTGGGTGTCGTACGCGGCTGGGGCGTGGGCCGCACCACGGTCGGGGCGCTCTGCTCCTCGTACGTGAACGCGGGGAACCTCGGTATCCCGATCGCCGTGTACGTGCTCGGGGACGCTTCGCTCGTGGCGCCGGTGCTGCTCTTCCAGCAGCTCTTCGTGACGCCCGTGGCGCTGACGGTCCTGGATCTGGCGGAGGCGTCGTCGGGGGCCCGACTGTCGTGGGCGCGGCGGCTGTTGACGCCGTTCCGCAATCCCATCGCGATCGGTTCGCTGTCCGGGGTGCTGGTGTCGGCGACGGGCTGGACGGTTCCCTCCCCCGTCTTCGACCCGCTGGAGCTGATCGGGAACATGTCGGTGCCGGCGATCCTGATCGCGTTCGGCATCTCGCTGTGCGGGAGTTCCTGGCCGGGCGGCCGGGGCACGGACCGGGTGCCGGTGCTGCTGTCGACGGCGCTGAAGTCGGTGGGCCAGCCGGTGACGGCCTGGGCGCTGGCGACCTCGCTCTTCGGGCTGCACGGGGCGCGGCTGCTGGACGTGGTGGTGACGTCGGCGCTTCCGGCGGCGCAGAACCTGTTCACGTACGCGAGCCGGTACCGGGTGGGCGAGCGCCTGGCCCGGGAGTCGATCCTGCTGTCGACGATGGTGGCGGTGCCGGTGCTCGTGGTGGTGGCGGCGTTGTTGGGGTGA
- a CDS encoding MFS transporter yields MSPASSRAAATPAVADPPSPSDTRMAPGGPGYRRMSFALFLAGVATFALLYSTQALLPLVSADYGASASAASWTVSGATFALAVCVLPLSALSERFGRRTLMTASLAVAVAVGLLVPFAPTLEVLVALRVLQGAALAGLPASAMAYLAEEVRPKALVTAIGLFVAGNSIGGMSGRIIGGWLAEAWGWRVAVGTIGVIAVACAVAFRALLPAPRHFTAGSLHPRALARTVGDHLGNPLLRRLYVIGALFMMVFGATYTVIGYRLTEAPFSLSQGLVGSIFLVYLVGTVSSSAAGRLVARLGRRGTLYLAAGTTAAGLVLELVPHLLVMLVGLVLITAGFFAGHATASSSVSHTATHGRAQASALYQSAYYIGSSVGSAVGALAFHAAGWDGTVGLGFVAVFGVVALTVWGTYAARTRRHGGVPVSAH; encoded by the coding sequence ATGTCTCCTGCCAGTAGCCGGGCGGCCGCCACCCCCGCGGTCGCCGACCCTCCGTCCCCCAGCGACACACGCATGGCCCCGGGCGGGCCCGGCTACCGCCGGATGAGCTTCGCCCTCTTCCTGGCCGGGGTCGCGACCTTCGCGCTGCTGTACTCCACCCAGGCCCTGCTGCCCCTGGTCTCCGCCGACTACGGCGCGAGCGCGAGCGCGGCGAGCTGGACGGTCTCCGGGGCGACCTTCGCGCTCGCGGTGTGCGTACTGCCGCTGAGCGCGCTGTCGGAGCGGTTCGGGCGGCGCACGCTGATGACGGCGTCGCTGGCCGTGGCGGTCGCGGTGGGGCTCCTCGTGCCGTTCGCGCCGACCCTCGAAGTGCTGGTCGCGCTGCGCGTGCTGCAGGGCGCGGCGCTCGCGGGCCTGCCGGCCTCGGCGATGGCGTACCTGGCCGAGGAGGTCCGGCCGAAGGCGCTGGTCACGGCGATCGGCCTGTTCGTGGCGGGCAACTCCATCGGCGGCATGAGCGGCCGCATCATCGGCGGCTGGCTCGCCGAGGCGTGGGGCTGGCGGGTGGCCGTGGGCACCATCGGCGTCATCGCGGTCGCGTGCGCGGTCGCGTTCCGCGCGCTGCTGCCCGCGCCGCGCCACTTCACGGCGGGCTCGCTGCACCCGCGCGCCCTCGCGCGCACGGTCGGCGACCATCTCGGCAACCCGCTGCTGCGGCGCCTGTACGTGATCGGCGCGCTGTTCATGATGGTGTTCGGCGCGACGTACACGGTCATCGGCTACCGGCTCACCGAGGCGCCGTTCTCCCTCTCCCAGGGCCTCGTCGGCTCGATCTTCCTCGTGTACCTGGTGGGCACGGTCTCCTCGTCGGCGGCCGGGAGGCTGGTCGCGCGGCTCGGGCGGCGCGGCACGCTCTATCTGGCGGCGGGCACCACGGCGGCGGGCCTGGTCCTCGAACTGGTACCGCACCTGCTGGTCATGCTGGTCGGTCTGGTGCTGATCACGGCGGGCTTCTTCGCCGGGCACGCCACGGCGTCGTCCTCGGTGAGCCACACCGCGACGCACGGCCGGGCGCAGGCCTCGGCGCTCTACCAGTCCGCGTACTACATCGGCTCCAGCGTCGGCTCGGCGGTGGGCGCCCTGGCGTTCCACGCGGCGGGCTGGGACGGCACGGTGGGGCTCGGCTTCGTCGCCGTGTTCGGTGTCGTCGCGCTGACCGTGTGGGGCACGTACGCGGCGCGGACGCGGCGGCACGGCGGGGTGCCGGTCTCGGCCCACTGA
- a CDS encoding STAS domain-containing protein produces the protein MAAFSAPSVVVVAGPIRPADVPELCDRVRAAHRGAGADGGDIVCDVSGVTATDVDTLDALARMQLAARRAGGRIRLRDPSPQLALLLRLTGLGEALGIQPLGDAEEREPPLGEVQEAVETGDPTL, from the coding sequence GTGGCTGCCTTCTCCGCTCCTTCCGTCGTGGTCGTCGCCGGGCCGATCCGCCCCGCCGACGTGCCCGAGCTGTGCGACCGTGTCCGCGCCGCCCACCGGGGTGCCGGCGCGGACGGCGGCGACATCGTCTGCGACGTCTCGGGTGTCACCGCCACCGATGTCGACACCCTCGACGCGCTGGCCCGGATGCAGCTCGCCGCCCGGCGGGCCGGCGGACGGATCAGACTGCGCGACCCGTCCCCCCAACTCGCCCTGCTGCTACGGCTGACCGGGCTGGGGGAGGCCCTGGGCATCCAGCCGCTCGGGGACGCCGAAGAGCGGGAACCACCGCTTGGAGAGGTCCAGGAAGCAGTGGAAACCGGCGATCCGACCCTCTGA